A genomic segment from Aegilops tauschii subsp. strangulata cultivar AL8/78 chromosome 1, Aet v6.0, whole genome shotgun sequence encodes:
- the LOC141025510 gene encoding cytosolic sulfotransferase 17-like gives MAELPLETRCPPTPLRQYGGFWWPEPILPGVLAARAGFEPRPSDVFLASFPKSGTTWLKALAFAALHRADHPPRAPGHPLRRRNPHDCVEFLEGLFALSPSPVKGGDVFAAHPSPRVIATHIPYSLLPERVTAEGAGCKVVYVCRDPKDAFVSTWMFANKMVEAAADNNGDSPPPPAPFTIEDAFELYCHGRSMGGPQWHHVAGYWEASRRRPGKVLFLRYEDMLRDPAGNVSKLAEFMGCAFSAEEEAAGVVRDIVELCSIDALKNLEANKDGGQSYVKNESFFRKGVAGDWRNHMTLAMAVRLDKIVEDALQGSEFTFNTMADR, from the coding sequence ATGGCCGAGCTGCCGCTGGAGACGCGGTGTCCGCCGACGCCGCTCAGACAGTACGGCGGCTTCTGGTGGCCCGAGCCGATCCTCCCGGGAGTCCTGGCCGCGCGCGCGGGGTTCGAGCCGAGGCCGTCGGACGTCTTCCTCGCCAGCTTCCCCAAGTCCGGCACCACCTGGCTCAAGGCCCTCGCCTTCGCCGCGCTCCACCGCGCCGACCACCCACCGCGCGCCCCCGGCcacccgctccgccgccgcaacCCGCACGACTGCGTCGAGTTCCTGGAGGGGCTCTTCGCGCTCTCGCCGTCGCCGGTCAAAGGCGGAGACGTGTTCGCGGCGCACCCGTCGCCGCGCGTCATCGCCACCCACATCCCCTACTCGCTCCTGCCGGAGCGCGTCACCGCGGAGGGCGCCGGATGCAAGGTCGTGTACGTCTGCCGCGACCCCAAGGACGCCTTCGTCTCCACGTGGATGTTCGCCAACAAGATGGTGGAGGCCGCCGCCGACAACAATGGCGACTCGCCGCCACCTCCAGCGCCGTTCACGATCGAGGACGCGTTCGAGCTCTACTGCCATGGTCGGTCCATGGGCGGCCCGCAGTGGCACCacgtagccggctattgggaggcGAGCAGGAGGCGGCCCGGGAAGGTGCTCTTCCTGCGGTACGAGGACATGCTTCGGGACCCGGCGGGCAACGTAAGTAAGCTGGCCGAGTTCATGGGGTGCGCGTTCTCCGCCGAGGAGGAGGCCGCGGGGGTGGTGCGGGACATCGTGGAGCTGTGCAGCATCGACGCCTTGAAGAACCTGGAGGCGAACAAGGACGGTGGTCAATCGTACGTGAAGAACGAGTCCTTCTTCCGGAAGGGGGTCGCCGGGGACTGGAGGAACCACATGACGCTGGCGATGGCTGTGCGGCTGGACAAGATTGTCGAGGATGCACTCCAAGGGTCGGAGTTCACCTTCAACACCATGGCCGACCGGTAG
- the LOC109732741 gene encoding beta-galactosidase 8 — translation MASAGSFGRLSLLLALSLCSALASTVPGEAPRRFWIEGDAFWKDGARFQIVGGDVHYFRIVPEYWKDRLLRAKALGLNTIQTYVPWNLHEPEPQSWEFKGFADIESYLRLAQELEMLVMLRVGPYICGEWDLGGFPPWLLTIEPALKLRSSDSTYLFLVERWWRVLLPKVAPLLYENGGPIIMVQIENEFGSFGDDKNYLHYLVQLARRYLGNDIVLYTTDGGTTNTLKNGAILQDDVFAAVDFSTGDDPWPIFRLQKKYNLPGKSAPLSAEFYTGWLTHWGESIATTTASSTAKALKSILCRNGSAVLYMAHGGTNFGFYNGANTGQTEFEYKADLTSYDYDAPIKEHGDVHNPKYKALRRVIHECTGTPLHPLPADIERASYGLVKLQKVASFFDIFDKICDPLKVAVSEQPLSMELTGQMFGFLLYVSEYQGKGPYSILSIPKVHDRAQVFVSCSLDDVRNQIYAGVIERWSSKTLQIPTLNCSSNIRLSILVENMGRVNYGPYIFDQKGILSTVEIDGVTLHHWKMYPLSFNLLDNLSKFQPIQQITDARASKVSSHGGSQTKLRDLSFYLNGNSEEPEFYEGHFHIDSNSTIKDTFISFRGWNKGVAFVNNFNIGRFWPVMGPQCALYVPAPILRSGDNIVVIFELHVPNPERTINLVKDPDFTCGPNR, via the exons ATGGCCTCCGCCGGAAGCTTCGGGAGGCTCTCTCTTCTCCTCGCGCTCTCGCTGTGCTCCGCGCTCGCATCCACG GTCCCCGGCGAGGCTCCGAGGAGGTTCTGGATCGAGGGCGACGCCTTCTGGAAGGACGGGGCACGGTTCCAGATCGTCGGCGGCGACGTGCACTACTTCCGCATTGTCCCCGAG TACTGGAAAGATCGCCTTTTAAGGGCTAAGGCACTGGGCCTGAACACAATTcaaacatatgttccttggaattTGCACGAGCCGGAACCACAGAGCTGGGAATTCAAGGGTTTCGCTGACATTGAATCGTATCTAAGACTTGCTCAAGAATTAGAAATGCTCGTCATGCTTCGTGTAGGTCCATATATTTGTGGAG AATGGGATTTAGGGGGATTTCCACCATGGTTGCTCACCATAGAACCAGCCCTTAAACTGCGATCATCAGACTCAACCTATCTTTTCTTG GTAGAGAGATGGTGGAGAGTCTTGCTCCCAAAAGTAGCACCACTGTTATACGAGAATGGAGGTCCAATTATCATGGTGCAG ATTGAAAATGAATTTGGTTCATTTGGAGATGACAAGAATTACCTTCATTACCTTGTTCAGTTGGCCAGACGATATCTGGGGAATGACATTGTTCT GTATACAACTGATGGGGGCACTACTAATACCTTAAAGAATGGAGCAATTCTTCAAGATGATGTCTTCGCTG CTGTTGATTTTTCAACTGGTGATGATCCATGGCCAATATTCAGATTACAGAAGAAATATAACTTACCGGGAAAATCAGCCCCTTTAAGTGC GGAATTTTATACCGGATGGCTAACACACTGGGGTGAGAGTATTGCCACAACAACTGCCAGCAGCACAGCTAAAGCTCTTAAAAGTATTCTATGCCGCAATGGTTCTGCTGTACTCTAT ATGGCTCATGGAGGGACAAATTTTGGGTTTTACAATGGAGCAAATACTGGTCAAACTGAATTCGAGTATAAGGCAGACCTCACATCTTATGATTAT GATGCGCCAATTAAGGAGCATGGAGACGTGCATAATCCCAAATACAAAg CATTGAGAAGAGTAATACATGAATGCACTGGCACACCTCTGCATCCACTTCCTGCCGACATTGAAAGAGCAAGTTATGGGCTTGTGAAATTACAAAAGGTTGCTTCTTTCTTTGACATATTTGATAAGATCTGTGATCCACTGAAAGTGGCTGTTTCAGAACAGCCTCTGTCTATGGAACTGACAGGCCAG ATGTTTGGGTTTCTACTGTATGTGTCGGAATACCAAGGAAAAGGTCCTTACAGCATCCTATCAATTCCAAAG GTACATGACAGAGCCCAGGTGTTTGTGTCATGCTCACTTGATGACGTCAGAAATCAAATATATGCTGGCGTTATTGAAAGATGGTCTAGTAAAACCCTACAGATACCAACCTTAAACTGCTCTTCTAATATCCGCTTATCTATCCTG GTAGAAAATATGGGCCGTGTAAATTATGGGCCATACATTTTTGACCAGAAG GGGATATTATCTACTGTTGAAATAGATGGTGTGACTCTCCATCACTGGAAAATGTACCCGTTATCGTTCAATTTACTGGACAACCTTTCGAAATTCCAACCAATCCAGCAGATCACTGATGCCAGAGCTAGCAAAGTGTCCAGTCATGGTGGTTCACAAACTAAGCTACGTGATTTGTCATTCTATCTAAATG GCAATTCAGAAGAGCCAGAATTTTATGAAGGCCATTTCCACATTGACTCCAATAGCACGATAAAGGATACATTCATATCATTCCGTGGTTGGAACAAAGGGGTTGCTTTTGTGAACAACTTCAACATCGGAAGGTTCTGGCCG GTAATGGGACCGCAGTGCGCTCTTTATGTTCCTGCTCCAATCCTCAGATCTGGAGACAACATTGTT GTAATCTTCGAACTGCATGTTCCAAATCCTGAGCGTACTATCAACTTGGTAAAAGATCCAGATTTCACGTGCGGTCCAAATCGATGA